One region of Mycolicibacterium lutetiense genomic DNA includes:
- a CDS encoding haloalkane dehalogenase, with protein sequence MQILRTPDACFGELPEFPYSPEYSEIDDDDGGRLRVAWVQAGPLDADPIMLLHGEPSWSFLYRRMIPILTAAGHRVVCPDLVGFGRSDKPTRIEDHSYARHVEWMRTLAFDVLDLRRVTLVGQDWGGLIGLRLAAEHPDRFANIVVANTGLPTGDIPMPEIWWQFRTAIQNLPTIDVGRFVAAGCRRPVSDEVRAAYDAPFPDDTYCAGPRAMPGLVPTTPDDPASAANRSAWKTLASSETPMLVAFSDSDPITGAMAPIFQRDMRGAQGIEHPVIANAGHFLQEDAGEELAEAIVTFLRGR encoded by the coding sequence ATGCAGATATTGCGTACGCCCGATGCCTGCTTCGGTGAGCTGCCCGAATTTCCTTACTCGCCAGAGTATTCCGAGATCGATGACGACGACGGTGGTCGCTTGCGGGTGGCCTGGGTGCAGGCCGGGCCACTAGATGCCGACCCCATCATGTTGTTGCATGGGGAACCATCTTGGTCGTTTCTCTACCGGCGGATGATCCCGATCCTGACCGCGGCGGGCCACCGCGTCGTCTGTCCGGACCTGGTCGGCTTCGGCCGGTCCGACAAACCGACGCGTATCGAGGACCACAGTTATGCGCGGCACGTCGAGTGGATGCGGACGCTGGCCTTCGATGTCCTCGATCTGCGACGGGTGACGTTGGTCGGTCAGGACTGGGGCGGCCTGATCGGGTTGCGCCTGGCTGCCGAACACCCGGACCGGTTCGCCAACATCGTCGTGGCGAACACCGGGCTGCCCACCGGCGACATCCCGATGCCCGAGATCTGGTGGCAGTTCCGCACCGCGATCCAGAACCTGCCCACGATCGACGTCGGCAGGTTCGTCGCGGCGGGTTGCCGTCGTCCGGTCAGCGATGAGGTCCGAGCGGCTTACGATGCGCCGTTCCCCGACGACACCTATTGCGCGGGTCCGCGTGCGATGCCTGGTCTGGTGCCCACCACACCCGACGATCCGGCCTCGGCCGCCAACCGGTCAGCGTGGAAAACGTTGGCGTCCAGCGAAACCCCGATGCTGGTGGCGTTCAGCGACAGTGACCCGATCACCGGAGCGATGGCACCCATTTTCCAGCGGGACATGCGCGGCGCGCAGGGGATCGAGCACCCGGTGATCGCGAACGCCGGTCATTTCCTGCAGGAAGATGCCGGCGAGGAGCTCGCCGAGGCGATCGTGACTTTCCTCAGGGGCAGGTGA
- the tgt gene encoding tRNA guanosine(34) transglycosylase Tgt, translating into MDQPYFTVEAELPGRLGRVGTIHTPHGDIHTPAFIAVGTAATVKSVLPETMKELGAQAVLANAYHLYLQPGPDVVAEAGGLGAFMNWPGPTFTDSGGFQVMSLGVGFKKVLAMDTERLQADDIIAKGKERLAHVDDDGVTFRSHLDGSKHRFTPEVSIGIQNQLGADIIFAFDELTTLVNTRAYQESSVQRTHEWAVRCLAEHHRLQALTPERPRQALFGVVQGAQYEDLRRQASRGLATIGEQAGAAEGLSFDGYGIGGALEKQNLATIVGWCSSELPADKPRHLLGISEPDDLFDAIAAGADTFDCVSPSRVARNAAVYSATGRYNITGAKYKRDFTPIDAECDCYTCANYSRAYIRHLFKAKEMLSATLCTIHNERFVIRLVDQIRASIVAGEFDELRAHVLGRYYGASVR; encoded by the coding sequence GTGGACCAGCCGTATTTCACCGTGGAGGCCGAGTTGCCCGGCCGACTCGGCCGGGTCGGGACCATCCACACTCCGCACGGCGATATCCACACTCCGGCGTTCATCGCGGTCGGGACTGCGGCCACCGTGAAATCGGTGCTCCCCGAGACCATGAAAGAGCTTGGAGCCCAAGCGGTTCTGGCCAATGCCTACCACCTCTACCTGCAGCCGGGCCCGGATGTCGTGGCCGAGGCCGGCGGGCTGGGGGCGTTCATGAACTGGCCCGGCCCGACTTTCACCGACAGCGGTGGTTTCCAGGTGATGTCGCTGGGTGTCGGGTTCAAGAAGGTTCTGGCGATGGACACCGAACGGCTGCAGGCCGACGACATCATCGCCAAGGGCAAGGAACGGTTGGCGCACGTCGACGACGACGGCGTCACGTTCCGCTCGCACCTGGATGGTTCGAAACACCGGTTCACCCCGGAGGTCTCGATCGGTATCCAGAACCAACTCGGCGCCGACATCATCTTCGCGTTCGACGAGCTCACCACGCTCGTCAACACCCGTGCTTACCAGGAAAGTTCGGTGCAGCGCACCCATGAGTGGGCGGTGCGATGCCTGGCCGAGCATCACCGGCTGCAGGCCCTGACGCCGGAGCGGCCGCGGCAGGCGCTGTTCGGGGTGGTGCAGGGCGCTCAGTACGAGGATCTGCGCCGCCAGGCCTCACGCGGACTGGCCACGATCGGTGAGCAGGCAGGCGCCGCCGAGGGGCTGAGCTTCGACGGGTACGGCATCGGCGGCGCGTTGGAGAAGCAGAATCTGGCCACCATCGTCGGCTGGTGCAGCAGCGAGTTGCCTGCTGACAAGCCGCGGCACCTGCTCGGGATCAGCGAGCCCGATGACCTGTTCGACGCGATCGCCGCCGGTGCGGACACCTTCGACTGTGTGTCGCCGTCGCGGGTGGCGCGCAATGCCGCGGTGTATTCGGCCACAGGGCGGTACAACATCACCGGTGCGAAGTACAAGCGCGACTTCACCCCGATCGACGCCGAATGTGATTGCTACACCTGCGCCAATTACTCCCGCGCCTACATCCGGCACCTGTTCAAGGCCAAGGAGATGCTGTCGGCGACGCTGTGCACGATCCACAACGAGCGGTTCGTGATCCGGCTGGTCGACCAGATCCGGGCATCGATCGTCGCCGGTGAGTTCGATGAGCTGCGCGCGCACGTGTTGGGGCGGTATTACGGCGCCTCCGTGCGTTGA
- a CDS encoding MFS transporter — protein MTPQPEVTRITVWFMAFAAALGTAAIYPLQPAISDVADSLDISVAHVGVALACGPVGYLLGLAMLVPLIDRFPPNHVLAAQFGALAVALAASAAAGAPWALGLTVGVIGACSTVGAQLSSITARFVPDGRRATALGVVTAGISAGIIGGRIAGGWLTEVAGWRGGLLVFALACVIAALVSLRTLPATAGSATGSYLETLRGLPGLFLRFPTLRIAAVRGALWFFAFCAVWAGLAVALAQPPYSYSAERIGMYALAGLLGIVATRIAGAWTDRVGARRVTMIGLVVAAFGVVTVGGCLSNPPATLVGLAVFDAGLFAAQVANQSTVLAIDPAAPARFNSAYMVVYFVGGSLGTAFGAAAVGWLGWPTTAGVTAAAITLAILLTATGPVAAASGTGRSAQRTEAP, from the coding sequence ATGACACCGCAGCCAGAAGTAACCCGAATCACCGTGTGGTTCATGGCGTTTGCCGCAGCGCTTGGCACGGCAGCGATCTATCCACTCCAACCCGCGATATCCGATGTCGCTGACAGTCTTGACATTTCGGTTGCCCACGTCGGTGTCGCGCTGGCATGCGGTCCCGTCGGCTATCTGCTGGGGCTCGCGATGCTGGTACCGCTCATCGACAGATTCCCGCCGAATCACGTACTTGCAGCGCAGTTCGGCGCCCTGGCCGTAGCCCTGGCAGCCAGCGCCGCCGCCGGCGCCCCGTGGGCCCTGGGGCTCACCGTCGGGGTGATCGGCGCCTGTTCCACCGTCGGCGCGCAGCTGAGCTCGATCACCGCGCGCTTCGTCCCGGACGGCCGTCGGGCGACCGCGTTGGGCGTTGTCACGGCGGGCATTTCGGCCGGGATCATCGGTGGCCGAATCGCCGGTGGTTGGCTGACGGAAGTGGCGGGATGGCGGGGTGGCCTGCTTGTGTTCGCCCTCGCGTGCGTCATCGCCGCACTCGTCTCGCTGCGGACACTGCCCGCCACGGCTGGTTCCGCCACGGGCAGCTATCTGGAGACGCTTCGCGGTCTGCCCGGCCTGTTCCTGCGATTCCCGACGTTGCGTATCGCCGCGGTACGCGGCGCGCTCTGGTTCTTCGCATTCTGCGCGGTATGGGCCGGACTCGCAGTCGCGCTGGCACAACCGCCGTACTCCTATTCAGCCGAACGGATCGGCATGTACGCCCTTGCCGGCCTCCTCGGTATTGTCGCGACGCGCATCGCCGGCGCGTGGACCGACCGGGTGGGCGCACGACGCGTGACGATGATCGGGCTGGTCGTTGCTGCCTTCGGCGTGGTCACCGTCGGCGGGTGTCTGTCGAATCCCCCGGCCACCCTCGTCGGCCTGGCCGTGTTCGACGCAGGCCTGTTCGCCGCCCAAGTGGCGAACCAGAGCACGGTTCTGGCCATCGATCCGGCCGCCCCGGCCCGGTTCAACAGCGCCTACATGGTGGTGTACTTCGTGGGTGGCAGCCTGGGCACCGCCTTCGGCGCAGCCGCTGTCGGGTGGCTGGGCTGGCCGACGACCGCAGGTGTCACCGCCGCGGCGATCACTCTGGCGATACTGCTCACCGCCACCGGCCCTGTCGCCGCGGCAAGCGGGACCGGCCGCTCAGCTCAACGCACGGAGGCGCCGTAA
- a CDS encoding acetyl-CoA hydrolase/transferase family protein, with protein sequence MPEELTAEQAAERLTAVDTLGIPLGPGQPPAFLRTLGERTDWTDLRVYGALLGVGTELFTRPGVSYLSGFFGPFERMLRDTGAEVEFAPADFRRFAPLLERQAPRVMTTVATPPDADGWCSLSLHAGATVGELRRAGADPQRLLVVEVSDGYPRTFGLDGYRHALHVDEIDVLVRSTDAPLALPSAAPTDVDRAIARHAVGFISSGATLQTGIGSIPSQIATLLAEGDGGDYGLHSEMFTDGCMQLHCAGKVTNVVKGLYDGVSVTTFAFGSTELYAWLDGNSDVAFLPVEIVNSPEVIGANNDMVTINGALGVDVHGQVVADTIDGNQYSGIGGAEDFVAGAGLELSDRSLICLPSTFEKDGVLRSRIVPWFGPGAVITTPRHHVDVIVTEYGAAELEGLTVRERGEALAAVAHPQFRDELLAAAERAAKGCSPVG encoded by the coding sequence ATGCCGGAAGAGCTCACCGCTGAACAGGCCGCGGAGCGCCTGACTGCCGTCGACACGCTCGGGATCCCGCTGGGGCCCGGCCAGCCGCCGGCGTTCCTGCGGACACTCGGGGAGCGCACCGATTGGACGGACCTGCGCGTCTACGGCGCATTGCTCGGGGTGGGGACCGAACTGTTCACCCGGCCCGGGGTCAGTTACCTGTCCGGCTTCTTCGGTCCGTTCGAGCGGATGTTGCGGGATACGGGCGCCGAGGTGGAATTCGCGCCCGCCGATTTCCGCCGGTTCGCGCCGTTGCTCGAACGTCAGGCACCGCGGGTGATGACGACGGTCGCGACGCCGCCGGACGCCGACGGCTGGTGCTCTCTGTCGCTGCATGCCGGTGCCACGGTGGGCGAGTTGCGCCGGGCCGGAGCCGATCCGCAGCGGCTGCTCGTCGTCGAGGTGTCCGACGGGTATCCGCGGACGTTCGGGCTCGACGGGTATCGGCATGCGCTGCACGTCGACGAGATCGACGTCCTCGTGCGCTCGACCGACGCACCGCTCGCGCTGCCCTCAGCGGCGCCCACCGACGTCGACCGGGCGATCGCGAGGCACGCCGTCGGATTCATCTCGTCCGGCGCGACACTGCAGACGGGTATCGGCTCGATTCCCAGCCAGATCGCCACACTGCTCGCCGAGGGTGACGGGGGCGATTACGGGCTGCACAGCGAGATGTTCACCGATGGTTGCATGCAGCTGCACTGTGCCGGCAAGGTCACCAATGTCGTGAAAGGCCTGTACGACGGGGTGAGCGTGACGACCTTCGCGTTCGGTTCGACCGAGCTCTATGCGTGGCTGGACGGCAACTCCGACGTCGCGTTCCTGCCGGTCGAGATCGTCAATTCCCCGGAGGTGATCGGTGCCAACAACGACATGGTCACGATCAACGGTGCGCTCGGGGTCGACGTCCACGGCCAGGTCGTCGCCGACACGATCGACGGCAATCAGTACAGCGGGATCGGCGGGGCCGAGGACTTCGTCGCCGGTGCCGGGCTCGAGCTGTCGGACCGCTCGTTGATCTGTCTGCCCTCGACGTTCGAGAAGGACGGCGTGCTTCGGTCGCGGATCGTGCCGTGGTTCGGTCCCGGCGCCGTGATCACGACGCCACGGCATCACGTCGATGTGATCGTCACCGAGTACGGCGCAGCCGAATTGGAGGGCCTGACGGTCCGTGAGCGCGGCGAGGCGCTGGCCGCGGTCGCGCATCCGCAGTTCCGCGACGAGCTGTTGGCTGCCGCCGAGCGCGCGGCGAAGGGTTGTTCGCCCGTCGGCTGA
- a CDS encoding PE-PPE domain-containing protein: MADHTRRRPFAVAVAGATAGMTAVLAFGHVADAFAATLPGSAAVVGVGGKDNPTSDRIQNKFQRNYLPYGGEFVGAADNQFYGVNYPATLPIDESVTQGRQPLIDTVAEARTASGPEGTIYLVSYSEGTILAEKYKRELDAGTVPSPGGNIEFVYIAAPTVPNGGIYARFPNLGPLSLLGFTSTGASAPTSYDQTFLTIEYDPVGDFPAYANPLSLANAAAGFFYLHGDPTPDAADLNDPDAAIVKSVAKPGGGTDTYILVKTEHLPLLQPIRDVSTALNTTALTEPVLGAIEPTLKLAVDMGYTDRDYSDPATPTRFSLITPPKRIIDTVNALPGAIQEGADNFKGGIPSTTSPSTTSPSVTSPSATPATTERIAAKPEAPKKPVKRTPTQRRDDVRNSMSDVAKNVRDSSKPKPKSGSKSEPKSGPKHQAKPQRTADTDKAA, from the coding sequence GTGGCTGATCACACGCGCCGGCGTCCATTCGCTGTCGCGGTGGCCGGTGCCACCGCGGGCATGACCGCGGTACTGGCCTTCGGGCACGTCGCCGACGCCTTCGCGGCCACCCTGCCCGGCAGCGCTGCCGTGGTCGGTGTGGGTGGGAAGGACAATCCGACCAGCGACCGGATCCAGAACAAGTTCCAGCGCAACTACCTGCCATATGGCGGCGAGTTCGTCGGTGCCGCTGACAACCAGTTCTACGGCGTCAACTATCCGGCCACGTTGCCGATCGACGAGAGCGTGACGCAAGGTCGCCAACCGCTGATCGACACCGTCGCCGAAGCGCGCACCGCCTCCGGTCCGGAAGGCACGATCTACCTCGTCAGTTACTCCGAGGGAACCATCCTCGCCGAGAAGTACAAGCGCGAGCTCGACGCCGGAACGGTGCCGTCCCCGGGCGGGAACATCGAATTCGTCTACATCGCGGCACCGACCGTTCCCAACGGCGGCATCTATGCCCGCTTCCCGAATCTGGGTCCGCTCAGCCTCCTCGGATTCACCAGCACCGGGGCATCGGCGCCCACGTCGTACGACCAGACCTTCCTCACCATCGAGTACGACCCTGTCGGTGACTTCCCGGCCTACGCCAACCCGCTGTCGCTGGCCAACGCCGCAGCCGGGTTCTTCTATCTGCACGGCGACCCGACACCCGATGCCGCCGACCTGAACGACCCGGACGCGGCCATCGTGAAGTCCGTCGCGAAGCCGGGTGGTGGCACCGACACCTACATCCTGGTCAAGACCGAGCATCTGCCGCTGCTGCAGCCGATCCGCGACGTGTCGACCGCCCTCAACACCACGGCCCTCACCGAGCCGGTACTCGGCGCGATCGAGCCGACCCTCAAACTCGCCGTCGACATGGGCTACACCGACCGGGACTACTCAGATCCCGCGACACCGACCCGCTTCTCGTTGATCACCCCGCCGAAACGCATCATCGACACCGTGAACGCCCTTCCGGGTGCCATCCAGGAAGGCGCCGACAACTTCAAGGGCGGAATACCTTCCACCACATCACCTTCCACCACATCGCCTTCGGTCACATCTCCTTCGGCGACCCCGGCAACCACCGAGCGCATCGCGGCCAAACCAGAAGCCCCGAAGAAGCCCGTCAAGCGCACCCCCACCCAGCGGCGCGATGACGTGCGCAACTCCATGTCTGACGTCGCGAAGAACGTCAGGGACTCATCCAAGCCGAAGCCCAAGTCCGGGTCTAAGTCCGAGCCCAAGTCCGGGCCCAAACACCAGGCCAAGCCGCAACGGACGGCAGACACCGACAAGGCTGCCTAG
- a CDS encoding lipoprotein LpqH: MKREFLVAIGGAAIVVAGLSGCSSSDKKDSAETKSPATASATASVEAGDATATTGTGTARVSIDGKEHKLEGTVVCATVAGNVSLTVGQGMSGVTATLSEGDQPSVTAVALGNIDGVNLAYTPGVPGGSAEATKDGNKYMIKGEATGAGGTGMVTKPFELEVACP, encoded by the coding sequence GTGAAGCGTGAGTTCCTGGTAGCCATCGGCGGCGCCGCGATTGTCGTCGCAGGCCTGTCCGGCTGTTCGTCGAGCGACAAGAAAGACAGCGCCGAGACGAAGTCCCCCGCAACGGCGTCGGCGACAGCCTCGGTCGAGGCCGGCGACGCCACTGCGACAACCGGCACGGGCACCGCCCGGGTCAGCATCGACGGCAAGGAGCACAAGCTCGAGGGCACAGTCGTATGTGCCACGGTCGCAGGCAATGTGAGCCTCACCGTCGGACAAGGCATGTCCGGAGTGACTGCCACGCTCAGCGAGGGCGACCAGCCGTCGGTGACCGCCGTGGCACTCGGCAATATTGACGGCGTCAACCTCGCCTACACCCCCGGCGTGCCCGGCGGCAGCGCCGAAGCCACCAAGGATGGCAACAAGTACATGATCAAGGGCGAAGCGACCGGCGCCGGTGGAACGGGCATGGTGACCAAGCCTTTCGAGCTGGAAGTGGCCTGCCCGTAA
- a CDS encoding lipoprotein LpqH, which produces MNLVKNRGIVVATGCAVFLAAVAGCSSQDADSSGNTGQGRVTFGPNDAGPVTSVDCESQNGLTTIGIKGKMPASVVLTDGEAPVVQSVNIGDVNGEGASLTYLSGLSGAPVVAARDGKGYTITGTGMGIDPNQPGTPVDMPFDIAVTCP; this is translated from the coding sequence GTGAACTTGGTCAAGAACCGCGGAATCGTCGTCGCCACCGGATGTGCTGTGTTTCTGGCCGCAGTCGCCGGATGTTCCTCCCAGGATGCGGATTCTTCGGGCAATACCGGCCAGGGCCGCGTCACTTTTGGTCCGAACGACGCCGGTCCCGTCACCAGCGTCGATTGTGAAAGCCAGAACGGGTTGACCACGATCGGCATCAAGGGCAAGATGCCGGCCTCCGTGGTGCTGACCGACGGCGAGGCGCCGGTGGTCCAGTCGGTGAACATCGGCGATGTGAACGGTGAGGGAGCGTCGCTGACCTACCTCTCCGGCCTGTCGGGTGCGCCGGTGGTGGCCGCACGCGACGGCAAGGGCTACACGATCACCGGTACCGGCATGGGCATCGACCCCAACCAGCCGGGCACACCGGTGGACATGCCGTTCGACATCGCCGTCACCTGCCCCTGA
- a CDS encoding amino acid ABC transporter ATP-binding protein produces MTTEREDRIVAADVHKAFGDVRVLKGVSFTVPRGTATTVIGPSGSGKTTLLRTLNALDVADSGVIRVGDTELDFAKPVPKDQLRRYRAQSGFVFQSHNLFPHRTVLQNVTEGPLVVQKRPRDEVLAEATELLGQVGLADQRDKYPYQLSGGQQQRVGIARALALKPKVVLFDEPTSALDPELVGEVLAVIRDLAVEGWTLVIVTHEIQFARQVSDQVLFTDRGVILEQGPPAAVIGDPKEERTRQFLQRILNPL; encoded by the coding sequence ATGACCACAGAACGCGAAGACCGGATCGTCGCCGCCGATGTGCACAAGGCCTTCGGCGACGTCCGGGTACTCAAGGGTGTCTCGTTCACCGTGCCGCGGGGCACCGCGACGACAGTGATCGGCCCGTCGGGTTCCGGCAAGACCACACTGCTGCGCACCCTGAACGCCCTCGATGTCGCCGACTCCGGGGTGATCCGGGTCGGGGACACCGAACTGGACTTCGCCAAGCCGGTGCCCAAGGACCAGCTGCGTCGCTACCGCGCACAGAGCGGCTTTGTGTTCCAGTCCCACAACCTGTTTCCGCACCGGACCGTGTTGCAGAACGTCACCGAGGGCCCCCTCGTGGTGCAGAAGCGTCCGCGAGACGAGGTGCTGGCCGAGGCCACCGAGCTGCTGGGCCAGGTGGGGCTCGCCGACCAGCGGGACAAATATCCCTACCAGCTCTCCGGTGGCCAACAGCAGCGCGTCGGGATCGCCCGGGCCCTGGCGTTGAAACCGAAAGTGGTGCTGTTCGACGAGCCGACCTCGGCACTCGATCCGGAACTCGTCGGCGAGGTGCTCGCGGTGATCCGGGACCTGGCTGTCGAAGGCTGGACCCTGGTGATCGTCACGCACGAAATCCAGTTCGCCCGACAGGTTTCCGATCAGGTGCTGTTCACCGACCGCGGGGTGATCCTGGAGCAGGGGCCACCCGCCGCGGTGATCGGCGACCCGAAGGAGGAGCGCACCCGCCAGTTCCTGCAGCGGATCCTCAACCCGCTGTAG
- a CDS encoding ABC transporter permease subunit (The N-terminal region of this protein, as described by TIGR01726, is a three transmembrane segment that identifies a subfamily of ABC transporter permease subunits, which specificities that include histidine, arginine, glutamine, glutamate, L-cystine (sic), the opines (in Agrobacterium) octopine and nopaline, etc.), whose amino-acid sequence MRSRRIPLLGLLLIVAVLLAACGGKAGTTDEPLSSAGVLRVGTEGVYSPFSYHDPATGQLVGYDVDVARAVGDKLGVRVEFVETPWDSIFAALEANRFDVVANEVTITPERKAKYDLSQPYSVGEGVIVTRADDNSITTLADLKGKVAAENATSNWSEIARKAGARVEAVEGFSQAIKLLNQGRVDVVVNDSIAVYAYLAETNDTSVKITGKVGEKSEQGFAARKDSGLLPELNTALDELRADGTLAAISQKYLKTNASGAPAEGTPAVRSTWQLIADNLWPLAKAALTMTIPLTIISFVIGLVIALAVALARLSPNVVLSNIARFYISIIRGTPLLVQLFIVFFALPEFGVKIDPFPAAVIAFSLNVGGYAAEIIRSAIQSIPKGQWEAAETIGLNYAGTLRRIILPQAARVAVPPLSNTLISLVKDTSLASTILVTELLRQAQIIAAPTFEFFALYGTAAIYYWVICLVLSFGQSRLERRLERHVAR is encoded by the coding sequence GTGCGCTCCCGACGAATTCCACTGCTGGGGCTCCTGCTGATCGTCGCGGTACTGCTGGCCGCCTGCGGCGGGAAGGCCGGCACTACTGACGAACCGCTGAGTTCGGCCGGCGTGCTGCGCGTCGGCACCGAAGGCGTGTACTCCCCGTTCAGCTACCACGACCCCGCCACCGGTCAACTCGTCGGCTACGACGTCGACGTGGCCCGCGCTGTCGGCGACAAACTCGGTGTCCGAGTCGAATTCGTCGAAACACCGTGGGATTCGATCTTCGCCGCACTCGAGGCCAACCGGTTCGACGTAGTGGCCAACGAGGTCACGATCACGCCGGAGCGGAAAGCCAAATACGATCTCTCCCAGCCCTACTCGGTCGGCGAGGGAGTAATCGTCACCCGTGCCGACGACAACTCGATCACGACGCTCGCGGACCTGAAAGGCAAGGTCGCCGCCGAGAACGCCACCAGTAATTGGTCGGAGATCGCCCGCAAGGCCGGCGCGCGTGTCGAAGCGGTCGAGGGGTTCAGCCAGGCGATCAAGCTCCTCAACCAGGGGCGGGTCGATGTCGTCGTCAACGACAGTATCGCCGTCTACGCGTATCTGGCCGAGACGAACGACACGTCGGTCAAGATCACCGGAAAAGTCGGGGAGAAGAGCGAACAGGGCTTCGCCGCGCGCAAGGACAGCGGCCTGCTGCCCGAACTCAACACCGCACTCGACGAGTTGCGGGCCGATGGCACGCTGGCCGCCATCTCGCAGAAGTACCTCAAGACCAACGCGTCCGGGGCACCCGCGGAAGGCACCCCGGCTGTCCGGTCGACATGGCAGCTCATCGCCGACAATCTGTGGCCACTGGCCAAAGCGGCCCTGACGATGACCATTCCGTTGACGATCATCAGCTTCGTCATCGGCCTCGTCATCGCCCTGGCCGTGGCGCTGGCCCGGCTGTCGCCGAATGTGGTGCTGAGCAACATCGCCAGGTTCTACATCTCGATCATCCGCGGGACGCCGCTGCTGGTGCAGTTGTTCATCGTGTTCTTCGCGCTGCCCGAGTTCGGGGTGAAGATCGACCCCTTCCCGGCCGCCGTGATCGCGTTCAGCCTCAACGTCGGCGGTTATGCGGCCGAGATCATCCGCTCGGCAATCCAGAGCATCCCGAAGGGACAGTGGGAGGCCGCCGAGACGATCGGGCTGAATTACGCCGGCACGCTGCGGCGCATCATCCTGCCGCAGGCCGCCCGGGTGGCGGTACCGCCGCTGTCGAACACCCTGATCTCACTGGTCAAAGACACGTCACTGGCGTCGACGATCCTGGTGACCGAACTGCTGCGGCAGGCCCAGATCATCGCGGCACCGACGTTCGAGTTCTTCGCCCTCTACGGCACCGCCGCGATCTACTACTGGGTGATCTGCCTGGTGCTGTCGTTCGGCCAGAGTCGCCTGGAACGCCGACTGGAAAGGCATGTGGCGCGATGA
- the gluQRS gene encoding tRNA glutamyl-Q(34) synthetase GluQRS has protein sequence MSLTRAGRFAPSPSADLHIGNLRTAVLAWLFARSTGRRFLLRVEDLDDRTFPEIGTRQVADLTAIGLTWDEPVEWQTGHQDRYDAVIEQLRTDDRLYECYCSRRDIAQAPRAPHAPEGAYPGTCRDLTDAERAQCRAETGRPPALRLRTDTFVRTVTDLLHGTYTGIIDDFVVRRGDGVPAYNLAVVVDDAAGGIDQVVRGDDLLSSSPRQSYLARLLGYPEPIYAHVPLVLNEDGARLAKRDGAVTLAEIGADRALEQISASLGWPACDVNGMLDRFDPTALPRHPWIYQPG, from the coding sequence GTGAGCCTCACCCGCGCCGGGCGCTTCGCGCCGAGCCCGTCGGCCGACCTGCACATCGGCAATCTGCGCACGGCGGTACTGGCCTGGTTGTTCGCCCGGTCCACCGGAAGGCGATTTCTCTTGCGGGTCGAGGACCTGGATGACCGGACCTTTCCGGAGATCGGCACGCGTCAAGTGGCCGACCTGACCGCGATCGGGTTGACCTGGGATGAGCCGGTGGAGTGGCAAACGGGTCACCAGGACCGCTACGACGCCGTCATCGAGCAGCTGCGGACCGACGACCGATTGTACGAATGCTATTGCAGCCGAAGAGATATCGCCCAGGCGCCGCGGGCCCCACATGCCCCCGAAGGCGCATATCCGGGCACCTGCCGGGACCTGACCGACGCCGAACGCGCGCAGTGCCGCGCGGAGACCGGTCGTCCGCCCGCGCTGCGGCTGCGCACCGACACCTTCGTCCGCACCGTCACCGACCTCCTGCACGGCACCTACACCGGGATCATCGACGATTTCGTGGTGCGCCGCGGCGACGGCGTCCCCGCCTACAACCTGGCCGTCGTGGTCGACGATGCCGCCGGTGGCATCGATCAGGTGGTACGCGGCGACGATCTGTTGAGCTCGTCCCCGCGACAGTCCTACCTGGCCCGCCTGCTCGGCTACCCGGAGCCGATCTACGCTCACGTCCCGTTGGTGCTCAACGAAGACGGCGCCCGGCTGGCCAAACGCGACGGGGCGGTCACCCTGGCCGAAATCGGCGCCGACCGTGCACTGGAGCAGATCAGCGCATCGCTCGGGTGGCCCGCCTGCGATGTGAACGGAATGCTGGACCGGTTCGACCCGACCGCGCTACCGCGACATCCGTGGATATACCAGCCGGGCTGA